The following nucleotide sequence is from Patagioenas fasciata isolate bPatFas1 chromosome 6 unlocalized genomic scaffold, bPatFas1.hap1 SUPER_6_unloc_2, whole genome shotgun sequence.
aacactttcctcagctgtgtgtgtaagctggatctgatgaggtccaccatccacaagggacatccacacaagaaccaGTTTAGACAGAGACAcacgaaaggatagaaataaacacaatgaatgtgttgactgccatgttaattagagctctgaagaatggggcaagtttgtaactccctgaagctcaaagcagaaaccagacagttgagaggaactgaatgaccaaagagcaagtggaggagaaacctgagagcactgggaagggcaaacatccagacagtgctggaaagttgtcctttgacagggacatttaatctggagaggtgggaacttctaaatgatgagggagatgaaataatagagtgttggtaatagaagtacaggggaagaccgatatctcttctgctcttagtacacttcccattaattcagtttttggcttttttttttttgtttgttttaatatgtaaaaaaatccaaaaccaaaaccaaaaatcacaccaaaaaaacacacacaaaaagccaacacaaaaaaaataaaaaaaaaaaagaaaaaaaacaacggaaacaaaaaccgaacccacacaaacaaacaaaccccccaaaaaaacaccaaaaaccaaaaaagaacaacaaagacgtgcacctttcaaggcagacatcagtcatcagttgtcccaccataaacaaccactgctgttttaggggtcccaatgtacctgaggtgcctgcctggaattggcatctatcacacaggacaaggggagaccagagcaccttgtaatgcaggtggagcctgggcaggggttcctggggcacctacactggcaccaggtgtttgtgtccctggaggtgaagaaatctgtgtcctaaatccatgcccagttttggaaaactctttcaaagaaaagtaaccctcctagaaagacaaacaaacaaacaaacaaataaataaatagcaaatacataaataaatgagtggataaataaacaaacaaataagaagtatgttgacaccttcctttgctttggatctttgtcttcagttcttcttattttaattttcattgacattagctgacatacaatgagcttacaagcaagaagccaagatcattttgtgtcttccatagcaccccatgctctctgaaccttccctgccctggactcctcacactttgcccagagcgagtcacactgaggtgttggctggttcactggctgagatgttggtttagatggtcacctacagcacaggtggattctgccccatcatcgtctgctctgctccacttagaaacagagcccaacatcaccatgggatcataagagaactgaggttgaagggacctcaggagtctgcagtccaacctgtcagaaactcggtcagaccaaggtgttcaagccttgatccaatccgagctttagcaggactaaagaagtgatcatccctttgtactcggcactggtgaggccacaccttgaatcctggggtcagttttaggtccctcatggcaaggaagacattgagttgctggagagagttcagaggagggtgacaaggctggtgaagggtctggagcaccagtcttataaggagcggttgagggagccggggctgttcagcctgaagaaaaggaggctgaggggagaccttgtcactgtccacaactgcctgaaaggaggtttcatcatggtgggtgttggtctcttctcccaagtagcaagtgataggacaagaggaaatggcctcaagttgcacacagggaggtttagattggatatcaggaaaaaattctttggggaaaagggtttagaagcaacagaacagactgcccagcgaggttgtggagtcatcatcactgaaggtgtttaaatgacatacagatagtttagtgccaggtttaggttatgattggactcgatgatcttgaggatctcttccaaccacaattattctatgattctaggataagtgatttttgatattttctttctcagaggaccatgcaacctccgtgagagccaggacttttccgaggtgcttgagagatgtctcacggtcacaccagccagttccaccagcacctgtctgtcccttcccagaccaaaccttttctccatatcccaaccttccaggtgagtttctgggacacagaaaatgctgtccaggtcctctgggcctgttcagaagagaacagcttgccaacatgtgcacctcaaagctttcctgaccatttttctcactgccccacttgcatccaacctttctggtccttaagctgtggatgaggggattgagcagggatgtgggcatgatgcaaaaaaccaaaatttgtcaaactgtcttgggagggttgttctgggcatcccacagtcaagaacgagggtgctggcacaggtgaggtgagaggtccaggtggagaaggccttgtgcttgtctacactgggataaagagcagtgatgcattcatctgattgcctatgtgaacaggaagcggaccagtggctctaaaatgccttccagccagctctttacccatcacagatacaccatccaggtcatgagctgcagcttctccaggagatgctgtgggatacggtgtcaaaggctttactgcagtctaaggacacaacacccacagcctgtgtggcggattcactccccacgacagactttccctcatctgctcagccggtcaccttgtcatagaaggagatcaggctggtcaagcaggacctgcctttcacaaagccatgctgattgggcccgattgctcgtctgctatgtgtgacctcacagtcctttcccagccatgttcctcctgttggcctatcccctgcagaggcagaagtgacctcacagtgccctccacagccattggcttcctactggactatgagctcctgagacacaagtgaccacatggcatcgtacccagccatcaccctccttgtggtccagtgtgcgaacagatagactttagagaaacattcttcagaggagctgctgtatttacactggggcattttgtatctctgcttctgactcttattatttttctcttcttcctctgtctattctgacttgaaagagctctccaaggaaaagatttatggaatcctgcaataacacaggttggaagagacccctgaacaccatctctgtcacactgacctttatggcactccaaggaataactgatagcatttgtgtgcccttgggttcatctcaccacatgcacacagtggacatgcacatgatgtgtatcttTGCAACTCAGCCGTACAGTgacaacatggacttttgacccagtatttcatagaatcataaaatcttttgggttgggaggggcgcacgaggatcatggagtccagctcctgtccctgcacaggacaccccacagttcacaccgtgtgtctgaggacgttgtccagtctcttcttgaacactgtcaggttggggccgtgacacctccctgggagcctgttcagtgtccagcacctctgggtgaagaaccttttcctcatgtacaaatgaccctcccctggcacatcttctgccattcccttgggttctgtcattggtcaccagagaaaagagatcagtacctttccttccttctcccctcgtgaggaagctgtagctaccgtgaggtctccttttagtcttttcttcagctctgaggctgagaaaccccttggattgatttctgaagcagaaaggagaggccatgacctgcaggcaatgcgAAGAGGGATCCtatccctcacacacggctcagggctcttcctgggaccgtgggatgtgggtgtgcaaggcccagggaaggacaacactgggacaacaacttccagcttccccatggggctgcaaggaggcaacgaggccccagtgccatgaggacaacatggcttctcctgggcctcagtggcagagacagctgccatggccaaggggacagagacctgggttctgtgggtcccttccggccttgccagcgccctttgccatctccaccacaggctgttctacacggtcctacccctgcccctctttccctgcaggctgcagacacccatctcgcttccccacctgctctcaccccagcatttctgcaccttcactgctgtgtctgcaccctcactggctgctctttggaacacaaaccatgggctgatccagctccctctgggtgacctgttgcaccacagcactgcccttccattgacatttcttcctcctcatatccagtcctcaccttccaaattgcactttgcatttttttttttctctcttctgctttttccaactaccatggaaagctcggccgcttcagaaactgcccttcatgcagggaacccaacccattaggcttcttgtggtcttttacctgacctcaccatgattttctaaatcccatgactgctacgggcctctcagcttctctgacagacacgaccttgttcctgctgctgtcccgtcatgttctcaggtgggatggacatggtaacacatctctaaggcatctcctacccatctcctgggtagggcctgtgggcacctaggcagaggttcttttccagccatgtccctgctgctgggctgtcacctccagagacagaactgacctcactgtccccttcacagccacaggattctgattggattatgagtgtctgagacacaactgacctcataataccacactcatccatcctcctccttagcacccaggacctcccaagactgaagcgtgttctactcagtcctatacctgcccctctttcccacaggctgtagacacccatctcgcttcctcaccttgttcaaatttgtcaaatatatttcgcactaacactgtgagtgaaaagcactcctcactggaactgctgtttttatgttaacaccttctagatctcctctacagccttatttttcatttatttatttatttttattattattattctacctattccctctccagcaacctctccaaggcaaaaattctatcaaatcacagaataactcaggtttacggagaacccttgtctcactcatcttgtctcactcatcttgtctcactctcctgctcagggcagggtgaaccaggtgaggttgctcaaggactccatcatcctcaaaggcactgaaagttcactctgttacatcataggagggcaGAATAAAggtgttcaacagtgttccccaagtgctggtcactgagagatgacaccagtaactggctgcacggaggactttgcatctctgatgatatttgggcttgacggttcagccaacttcccatccagcatccacttcctgagccccatcagcaccactctggccagaaggagaccatggctgagccttgcaaacgccctgtacacaacatgcctttctttcccctgtccatttgggttcagcagtcccttccttgtccttcacattcctgggaatgattgcagaaggacgtgtcccatccccttcccagggagggaggtagggtggccagcctgttattctcccagttcctactcctactcttcttgaagatgggtttgaggtctgtgttttctaaggacccaagaaccattctggtttctatggcacttttgacataaatatctggGTTCTGTaaggtgtccactggtttcatgggctccttatgcacccagggatgctcagagacagagtctgtcccttttacacacagaggcaggagtcacagtgtccttctggcttcctgttgccactcccaaaggatgggagacacctcacccctgtgctgtgtcacctgctctggactcatctgagatgtcccgcatcatgaggaatggacacggggacctcagtcaaaggaagcacaacccagtgctgcattcaggtgatttcccataggttgttcctcccaatataaagtgagctcaagacctcgtgtgttccacaggccttcacagaatggaaaggagtagttgatggtgtttgtgctcactcacgttcatgtcacctcacgtacatgatgtgcatactcacatgtcatctgtccaaagcaaacatggactgctgaaacactcattgagtgtccatccatggagggaagaacagcctctttcagtgagagcgcagggctggaaatggtggttgtgaggggccagttcatgatgatgccctgtggctccttctgaggggtgtcctgtgcacaggggcacagcgcagcccctgctctgctgctcctgcaggtctctggcaggaggcctggctgtgagagggcACTGCTGTGTGacagccctgcacgcacacactgtttagctgtacactggggtttgcatccatggccactttcatatgcatattctttagagaatctttggaagaagacctaaaccatcatgctctacccataggagatcacctttctatctggaaaggctattgtgaggccacctctgtgacacaagtgcccattgcctgtccctgcctgcgttcacagcagtgacacacagcaggacggggaccaagctgccagagcactcaggccttgcaccaacacaagggatgagaaggagagtgtgggagtggaaccagaacagctctggaagaacaagagctgggactccctggcagggctgccaggctggcctcttttcccctctacccaggcacaggaactgtccctcaaAATAGGCCTTGGAGGAAGAATTTCAGAGAAAAACGTCACTGCAgagacctttattttgtttaaatacacagagataatGGCTCCATGTTTATACAGCCAgttggtttaaaaggaaaatcaggCAATGAATTACAAAAGGGATGAACAAAATACCATGACTGATTAAAGAATAAacaccaccaacacacacacacacacacacacacacacgtctgggccactaatgagttacattaaaactgttgtctgataaagagaagatgatgggtatcttattctttttgaaaagcatccaccatcagtttcctcagggcatccttgagctccgtgttcctcatgctgtatatgagggggttcaatgttggaggtatcagcaagtacggaacagacaccaccaggtccaaggatggggaagagatggaggggggcttcaggtaggcaaacatgccagtgctgacaaacagggagaccacggccaggtgagggaggcaggtggaaaaggctttgtgctgtccctgctcagaggggatcctcagcacagccctgaagatctgcacataggacaccacgatgaacacaaaacagccaaatgctaaacagatacTGACCaccataagccccagttccctgaggtaggattgtgagcaggagagcttgaggatctgggggatttcacagaagaactggtccagggcattgcccttgcacagtggcagtgaaaatgtattggccgtgtgcagcagagaatagagaaacccagtggcccaggcagctgctgccatgtggacacaagctctgctgcccaggagggtcccgtagtgcaggggtttgcagatggcaatgtagcggtcgtaggacatgatgatgagaagaaaatactctgctgaaatgaaaaagacaaagcaaaacagttgggcagcacatcccataaaaTAAATGGCTGTGGTGTCCCAGAGggtgttggccatggatttggggacaaaggtggacatggagcccaggtcaaggagggcgaggctgagcaggaagaagtacatgggggtgtggaggtgctggtcccaggctatggtggtgatgatgaggccgttgcccaggagggcagccaggtagatgcccaggaagagacagaagtgcaagagctgcagctcccgtgtgtctgtgaatgccaggaggaggaactgggtgatgcagctgatgttggacatttgcttttcctgagtatgccacattgtcatgagaaaaaagcacagtgaga
It contains:
- the LOC139826600 gene encoding olfactory receptor 14J1-like, yielding MSYDRYIAICKPLHYGTLLGSRACVHMAAAAWATGFLYSLLHTANTFSLPLCKGNALDQFFCEIPQILKLSCSQSYLRELGLMVVSICLAFGCFVFIVVSYVQIFRAVLRIPSEQGQHKAFSTCLPHLAVVSLFVSTGMFAYLKPPSISSPSLDLVVSVPYLLIPPTLNPLIYSMRNTELKDALRKLMVDAFQKE